In one window of Capra hircus breed San Clemente chromosome 28, ASM170441v1, whole genome shotgun sequence DNA:
- the C28H10orf54 gene encoding V-type immunoglobulin domain-containing suppressor of T-cell activation isoform X2, which yields MGFPPVPEAGSRRWRPVLLAFFLAASRGLVTAFKIATPYSLYVCPEGQNVTLTCRLLGPLAKGHDVTFYKTWYRSSRGEVQVCSERRPIRNLTFQDLHLHHSSHQANSSQDLAQRYGLESASDHHGNFTITMRNLTLLDGGLYCCLVVEIRHHHSEQRLFGAMELQVQRGEETLSKCIAYPPSSNESESITAAALATSACIVGILCLPLILLLVYKQRQVASNRRAQELVRMDSNNIQGIENPGFETSPPSHGMLEAKPRQPLSYMAQRQPSESGRHLLSEPNTPLSPPGPGDVFFPSLDPVPDSPNSEAV from the exons GCCTGGTGACAGCGTTCAAGATTGCCACGCCCTATTCCCTGTACGTGTGTCCTGAGGGGCAGAACGTCACCCTCACCTGCAGGCTCTTGGGCCCCCTGGCCAAAGGGCACGACGTGACCTTCTACAAGACCTGGTACCGCAGCTCGCGGGGCGAGGTGCAGGTCTGCTCAGAGCGCCGGCCCATCCGCAACCTCACGTTCCAGGACCTCCACCTGCACCACAGTAGCCACCAGGCCAACAGCAGCCAGGATCTGGCCCAGCGCTATGGGCTGGAGTCGGCCTCCGACCACCATGGCAACTTCACCATCACCATGCGCAACCTGACGCTGCTGGACGGCGGCCTCTACTGCTGCCTGGTGGTGGAGATCAGGCACCACCACTCGGAGCAGCGGCTCTTTGGGGCCATGGAGCTGCAGGTGCAGAGAG GCGAAGAAACACTATCCAAGTGCATCGCGTACCCACCCTCCTCCAACGAGAGTGAAA GCATCACGGCTGCTGCTCTGGCTACGAGCGCCTGCATTGTGGGTATTCTCTGCCTCCCCCTCATCCTGCTCCTGGTCTACAAGCAAAGGCAGGTGGCCTCCAACCGCC GTGCCCAGGAACTGGTGCGGATGGACAG CAACAACATTCAAGGAATTGAAAACCCTGGCTTTGAGACCTCTCCACCTTCCCATGGGATGCTGGAGGCCAAGCCCAGGCAGCCCCTGTCCTACATGGCCCAGCGGCAGCCTTCTGAGTCTGGGCGGCACCTGCTGTCTGAGCCCAACACTCCTCTGTCTCCACCGGGCCCTGGGGATGTCTTCTTCCCCTCCCTAG ACCCTGTCCCTGACTCCCCAAATTCTGAGGCCGTCTAA
- the C28H10orf54 gene encoding V-type immunoglobulin domain-containing suppressor of T-cell activation isoform X1 produces the protein MGFPPVPEAGSRRWRPVLLAFFLAASRAGLVTAFKIATPYSLYVCPEGQNVTLTCRLLGPLAKGHDVTFYKTWYRSSRGEVQVCSERRPIRNLTFQDLHLHHSSHQANSSQDLAQRYGLESASDHHGNFTITMRNLTLLDGGLYCCLVVEIRHHHSEQRLFGAMELQVQRGEETLSKCIAYPPSSNESESITAAALATSACIVGILCLPLILLLVYKQRQVASNRRAQELVRMDSNNIQGIENPGFETSPPSHGMLEAKPRQPLSYMAQRQPSESGRHLLSEPNTPLSPPGPGDVFFPSLDPVPDSPNSEAV, from the exons CAGGCCTGGTGACAGCGTTCAAGATTGCCACGCCCTATTCCCTGTACGTGTGTCCTGAGGGGCAGAACGTCACCCTCACCTGCAGGCTCTTGGGCCCCCTGGCCAAAGGGCACGACGTGACCTTCTACAAGACCTGGTACCGCAGCTCGCGGGGCGAGGTGCAGGTCTGCTCAGAGCGCCGGCCCATCCGCAACCTCACGTTCCAGGACCTCCACCTGCACCACAGTAGCCACCAGGCCAACAGCAGCCAGGATCTGGCCCAGCGCTATGGGCTGGAGTCGGCCTCCGACCACCATGGCAACTTCACCATCACCATGCGCAACCTGACGCTGCTGGACGGCGGCCTCTACTGCTGCCTGGTGGTGGAGATCAGGCACCACCACTCGGAGCAGCGGCTCTTTGGGGCCATGGAGCTGCAGGTGCAGAGAG GCGAAGAAACACTATCCAAGTGCATCGCGTACCCACCCTCCTCCAACGAGAGTGAAA GCATCACGGCTGCTGCTCTGGCTACGAGCGCCTGCATTGTGGGTATTCTCTGCCTCCCCCTCATCCTGCTCCTGGTCTACAAGCAAAGGCAGGTGGCCTCCAACCGCC GTGCCCAGGAACTGGTGCGGATGGACAG CAACAACATTCAAGGAATTGAAAACCCTGGCTTTGAGACCTCTCCACCTTCCCATGGGATGCTGGAGGCCAAGCCCAGGCAGCCCCTGTCCTACATGGCCCAGCGGCAGCCTTCTGAGTCTGGGCGGCACCTGCTGTCTGAGCCCAACACTCCTCTGTCTCCACCGGGCCCTGGGGATGTCTTCTTCCCCTCCCTAG ACCCTGTCCCTGACTCCCCAAATTCTGAGGCCGTCTAA